One region of Chryseobacterium muglaense genomic DNA includes:
- the rmuC gene encoding DNA recombination protein RmuC — MEITYLIIGCFAGGIIGAILIYFVLKSSMVSRSSYDELNYLHIKTKADLENLNLKTQDLDQIIKNEKDLNLQQSDLLNDLKNEFSKVSAENTFLQTQFDEQKFLNQKQNTQIELILNEKQHLYAKNSELSAQNEGLQKSLETQKEEIKKIQEEGKLQFENLANKILEEKTEKFTTVNQNNLKNILEPFQEKINDLKNKVNEAYEKENKERFSLAEKVKELAQLNQQISEDAKKLTKALKGESKTQGNWGEMILESILEKSGLVKGREYFLEHELKDEDNKALFSEFSGKKMRPDAVVKYPDERNVIIDSKVSLTAFTELVDETDADIYQIKVNQHLSSIKTHISQLSQKAYDDYGKSLDFVMMFIPSEPAYIAAMQADQNLWNFAYEKRILLLNPSNLITSLKLIADLWKREYQNRNSMEIAERGAKLYDKFAGFVENLEKVGKNLDLAKNVYNDAYKQLYTGNDNLIIQTQKLKSLGIKNKKELPHSLITGINHDL; from the coding sequence ATGGAAATCACTTATCTCATTATTGGATGTTTTGCCGGAGGAATTATCGGCGCTATTTTGATTTATTTTGTTTTGAAATCTTCTATGGTTTCAAGAAGTTCTTATGATGAACTGAATTATCTACATATTAAAACTAAAGCTGATTTAGAAAATTTAAACCTAAAAACTCAGGATTTAGATCAAATCATCAAAAATGAAAAAGATTTAAATCTTCAACAGTCCGACCTATTAAATGATCTTAAAAATGAGTTTTCTAAAGTTTCTGCAGAAAATACTTTTCTCCAAACACAATTTGATGAACAAAAATTTTTAAATCAAAAACAAAACACTCAAATTGAATTAATTTTAAATGAAAAACAGCATTTATATGCTAAAAATTCAGAATTATCTGCTCAAAATGAAGGTTTACAAAAATCTCTAGAAACTCAGAAAGAAGAAATCAAAAAAATTCAGGAAGAAGGAAAGCTGCAGTTCGAAAATTTAGCCAATAAGATTTTAGAAGAAAAAACAGAAAAATTCACAACGGTCAATCAAAATAATCTTAAAAACATTCTTGAACCTTTTCAGGAGAAAATCAATGATTTAAAGAATAAAGTTAATGAAGCGTATGAAAAGGAAAACAAAGAACGTTTTTCTCTCGCCGAAAAAGTGAAAGAACTCGCTCAGCTTAATCAGCAAATTTCTGAAGATGCCAAAAAACTGACTAAAGCTTTAAAAGGTGAAAGCAAAACCCAAGGAAACTGGGGGGAAATGATTTTGGAAAGCATTTTAGAAAAATCAGGATTGGTAAAAGGCAGAGAATATTTTCTTGAGCACGAACTGAAAGATGAAGACAACAAAGCTTTGTTTTCAGAGTTTTCAGGTAAAAAAATGCGTCCTGATGCAGTTGTAAAATATCCCGACGAAAGAAATGTAATCATCGATTCTAAAGTTTCGTTGACCGCTTTTACAGAATTGGTTGACGAAACCGATGCTGACATTTATCAAATAAAAGTCAACCAACATTTATCTTCCATCAAAACTCACATCAGCCAATTGAGTCAAAAAGCGTATGACGATTACGGAAAATCTTTAGACTTTGTCATGATGTTCATCCCAAGCGAACCTGCTTATATTGCTGCAATGCAAGCCGATCAAAACCTTTGGAATTTCGCATACGAAAAAAGAATATTACTTCTAAATCCGAGCAACCTGATTACTTCACTAAAGCTGATTGCCGATCTCTGGAAAAGAGAATACCAAAACAGAAATTCTATGGAGATTGCTGAGCGTGGTGCTAAATTATATGACAAATTCGCAGGCTTCGTAGAAAATCTGGAAAAGGTGGGGAAAAATTTAGATTTGGCTAAAAATGTTTATAATGATGCTTATAAACAGTTATACACCGGAAATGACAACCTTATTATTCAGACCCAGAAATTAAAATCTTTAGGAATCAAAAATAAAAAAGAGCTTCCACATAGCTTGATTACTGGTATAAATCATGATTTATAA
- a CDS encoding DUF5995 family protein, protein MKTIEEVLKKLDGIITWSKANQNPIGYFACTYKMMTAQVLKGIQQKKFEDNPRMTLLDIAFATRYLDAWEKYNKGKKCTNSWYLAFEAAKNKDLLILQHIFLGMNAHINLDLGISAASIMPYRKINPLKKDFERINSVISSINQNVQESLNKICYPVNLIDKLSNGKDNVILDFAISKARDTSWATAVISSNTPNFLKESVINIVDYAAAKVASQILNPKLLSSTLAKELKKCESNDVVKNIEILEKTKTS, encoded by the coding sequence ATGAAAACCATCGAAGAAGTTCTGAAAAAATTAGACGGAATAATCACTTGGAGCAAAGCAAACCAGAACCCAATCGGATATTTTGCGTGTACCTACAAAATGATGACCGCACAGGTTTTGAAAGGAATTCAACAGAAAAAATTTGAAGATAACCCCAGAATGACTCTGCTTGACATTGCTTTTGCGACAAGATATTTAGACGCTTGGGAAAAATATAACAAAGGAAAGAAATGTACAAATTCCTGGTATTTAGCTTTTGAAGCCGCAAAAAATAAAGACCTTCTTATTCTACAACATATTTTCCTTGGCATGAATGCACACATTAATTTAGATCTGGGAATTTCCGCAGCATCGATTATGCCCTACCGAAAGATCAATCCACTGAAAAAAGATTTTGAAAGAATTAATTCTGTGATTTCTTCGATTAATCAAAATGTTCAAGAATCTTTAAATAAAATCTGTTATCCCGTCAATCTCATTGATAAACTATCTAACGGAAAAGATAATGTAATTTTAGATTTTGCCATCTCAAAAGCGAGAGATACTTCGTGGGCAACTGCTGTCATTTCATCAAACACGCCCAACTTTCTGAAAGAATCAGTCATCAATATTGTTGATTATGCTGCGGCAAAAGTTGCTTCACAGATTTTAAACCCTAAGTTACTCTCCTCTACTTTAGCTAAAGAGTTGAAAAAGTGCGAAAGCAATGACGTTGTGAAAAATATTGAAATTTTAGAAAAGACAAAAACAAGTTAA
- a CDS encoding YciI family protein: MMKNLFLLSGIAFTLISCSIQKKAQNGTPGKDGASSNSKLSFNQKLADSLGADKYGMKAYTIVMLTTGSAEIDDKEKKAALMKGHMENIGKLAKEGKIIVAGPFLEKNKENYRGMFIFNTKSKEEAESWVKTDPAVAAGIFSYEIFPWYGSAALPLYLKHHDKISKENP, from the coding sequence ATGATGAAAAATTTATTTCTACTTAGCGGAATTGCATTTACTTTGATATCCTGCTCAATTCAAAAAAAAGCTCAAAACGGAACTCCAGGAAAAGATGGAGCTTCATCAAATTCAAAATTATCATTTAATCAAAAACTCGCAGATTCTTTAGGAGCAGATAAATACGGAATGAAAGCTTACACCATCGTAATGCTAACAACCGGCTCTGCAGAAATTGATGATAAAGAGAAAAAAGCAGCATTAATGAAAGGCCACATGGAAAACATCGGCAAACTTGCAAAAGAAGGAAAAATTATTGTAGCCGGACCGTTCTTAGAAAAGAATAAAGAAAATTACCGCGGAATGTTCATCTTCAATACCAAATCAAAAGAAGAAGCCGAATCTTGGGTAAAAACCGATCCCGCCGTTGCGGCCGGAATTTTCAGTTATGAAATATTTCCTTGGTATGGTTCTGCAGCATTGCCTTTGTATTTGAAACATCATGATAAAATTTCGAAAGAGAATCCTTAA
- a CDS encoding TrmH family RNA methyltransferase: MIIESFQNEKIKHITKLLTDNRFRKKSEVFVVEGQQENERAQKYNFEAVEFYICEKIFKGNIPKEKIHLVSDKVYEKIAYRGSSEGIIGVYKTKETNLNDFKLKENSTIIIVEGVEKPGNLGAILRSCEAFGIDALIVADGKTDFYNPNVIRSSVGCLFGMEVFQAENNEVFEFLQKNSFNIYTTIMDETSKDMFERDFTKRSAVLFGTEHSGLSDFWYGKGQNTLIPMTGSIDSLNLSNAVAITCYETLRQKKA; this comes from the coding sequence ATGATTATCGAGAGTTTTCAAAACGAAAAAATAAAGCACATTACCAAACTTCTTACAGACAACCGTTTTCGTAAAAAATCGGAAGTATTTGTAGTTGAAGGGCAACAAGAAAACGAAAGAGCTCAGAAGTATAATTTTGAAGCTGTAGAATTTTATATCTGTGAAAAAATTTTCAAAGGAAATATACCTAAAGAAAAAATTCATTTGGTAAGTGACAAAGTCTACGAAAAAATTGCTTATCGCGGAAGTTCAGAAGGTATTATTGGAGTTTACAAAACCAAAGAAACCAATTTGAATGACTTTAAATTGAAAGAAAACTCAACCATAATCATCGTTGAAGGTGTTGAAAAACCAGGAAACTTAGGGGCAATTTTAAGAAGTTGTGAAGCTTTTGGAATTGATGCACTTATTGTGGCTGACGGAAAAACAGATTTCTATAATCCAAATGTTATTCGATCAAGCGTAGGCTGTCTTTTTGGGATGGAAGTTTTCCAGGCTGAAAACAATGAAGTCTTTGAATTTTTACAGAAAAATAGCTTTAATATCTATACAACCATTATGGATGAGACTTCTAAAGATATGTTTGAACGAGATTTTACAAAACGCTCTGCCGTTTTATTTGGGACAGAACATTCCGGATTGAGTGATTTCTGGTATGGCAAGGGTCAAAACACGTTAATACCTATGACCGGAAGTATTGACTCATTAAATTTGAGTAATGCTGTAGCAATTACATGCTATGAAACCTTACGGCAGAAGAAAGCTTAA